In Amycolatopsis sp. FBCC-B4732, the genomic stretch GGGACCCTTCTTGCGCGCGCCCTTGCCCACTGCTGCCTCCTCTGGCTCGGCCTGGAACGCTATCGAAGGGTTAGTCTCGCGACGTGTTCGACCCCCGCGATCCCGAGTTCCTCGAAGACCCGTACCCGGCCTTCGCCGCCCTCCGTGCCCAAGGCGACGTCCATTTCCACGAAGGCCTGGGCATGGCCATCGCGGTATCGCACGCGGCTTCGTCGGCCGTCCTCCGCCACCGCGGCCTGGGCCGCATCTGGCAGGACGCCCAGCCGCTGGAGCGGTTCGCCTCGTTCAACCTCCTGCACCGCAATTCCCTGCTGGAGAACGAGCCGCCCGCCCACACCCGCCTCCGCCGCCTGATCGCGGGCGCGTTCGGCCGCGGCCACGTCCAGCGCCTGCGGCCGATGGTCGCCTCACTGGCCGCCGACATGGTCGACGACCTCGCCGCCGCCATCGCCACCGACGGCAGCGCGGACCTGCTGGAGCACCTGGCCCAGCCCCTGCCGGTCGCGGTGATCGCCGAGCTGCTCGGCGTGCCGGGCTCGGACGGGCCGCGGATGGTCGAGCTGTCCAACGCCATCGTGAAGATGTACGAGTTCGGCCGCCCGGAGTCGGACCGCGACGCCGCCGAGCAGGCTTCCGCCGAGTTCGTGTCGTACGTCCGCTCGGTGGCTTCGGCCCGCGCAGCGGCCCCGGGCGACGACATCATCAGCGACCTCCTGCGCAGCGAGCTGACGCCCGACGAGCTGGTGGCCACCGCGGTGTTGTTGCTGATGGCGGGCCACGAAGCGACGGTGAACGTGCTCGGCAACGGGATCACGGCGCTGCTGACGCACCGGGACCAGTGGGAGCGTCTGCTGGCTTCACCTGCCCTTCTGGATTCGTGTGTGGAGGAGCTGATCCGGTTCGACGCCCCGCTGCAGCTGTTCGAGCGGACGGCCACCGAGGACGTGTCGATTCGCGGGTATGTCGTTTCGCGGGGCGAGAAGATCGGGGCGCTGCTGGGTGCCGCAGCGCGGGATCCGGAGGTGTTCGACTCGCCGGACCGGTTGGACATCGGGCGGACGCCGAACGCGCATCTCGGGTTCGGGATGGGGATTCACTACTGCGTGGGTGCTCCTTTGGCTCGGGTGGAGATCGGGGCCGCGTTGAGCGCGTTGGCGGAGAAACTGCCGGGGTTGAGGTTGGCGGAGACGCCGGCGCGGCGGCCGGAGTTCGTGATCCGCGGGTTGAAGGAGCTGCGGGTCACGGTGTGAGGCCGGGCCGGTCGGCGGCGCGAAGCCGGGCGGCCCGGTGCCGGGGTAGAGCCTGGGCAGCGGTCGGCGGGGCCAACGGCGGCAGGCATTGGACCGCCGACCGGGCGGGGCAGCATTCGGCAGCGCGGGCCCCTGGCCTGGGCTGGCGGCGGTGCGAAGGCGGGCGGCCCGGGCAGCGGTCGGCGGGGGCGAACGCGGCAGGCATTGGACCGCCGGCCGGACGGGCAGCATTCGGCAGCGCGAGCGCCCGGCCTGAGCGGTCGGCGATGCGAAGCCGGGCGGCCCGGTGCCGGGGTGGAGCCCGGGCAGCGGTCGGCGGGGCCAACGGCGGCAGGCATTGAGCCGCCGACCGGACGGGGCAGCATTCGGCAGCGCGAGCCCCTGGCCTGAGCGGTCGGCGGCGCGAAGGATGCCGGCCTGCGCCGGGCCGGGCCGGTCGAGGCGGAGTGAGGCGGGCGGACCTGCGCCGGGGCGGGGCTCGTGACGTGGCGAGGGCGTGGGGCTTGCCGGTCATGGGGTCACTCCTGCGAAAAGGTCGTCCTCCTGAGCGGGGCCTGGGGCCGGGTGGGCCAGGTGGTAGTCCTCGTAGGGCCAGGCCTCGCGCTCGATCTCGCGCGAGTGAGCGAAGAACGGGTGCGCCGGGTCGACCTGGGTGGTGTGGGACAGGAGGGCCTTATCGCGGGTGGCGAAGTGGTCGGCGCAGCGGATTCGGGTGGTCACCTTGAGGTTGTCTTCGGGTGGGAGCTCGGCCAGGACCTCGGCCATCGCTGACTCGAGGCCGGCGGCCAGGGTGGCTTCGTGGAGGGCGACGAACCACGCTCGGCTCAGGGTGGCCTGGTAGTACAGCTTCTGCGGTTGCCAGGGGTCGCCCGTGCCCGGGTAGCGGGTGGGGTCGGCGGCCGCCGAGAAGGCTTCGACCGTTGCCTCGTGGGTGCGGATGTGGTCCGGGTGGGGATAGCCGCCCGTTTCGTCGTACGTGATCACTACGTGGGGGCGGAACTCGCGGATCAGGGCGACCAGCGGGGCGGCCGCCGCCGAGAGCGGGAGGGCGGCGAAACAGCCTTCGGGCAACGGCTCGCCGTCGGCCGGGAGGCCGGAGTCGGTCAGGCCGAGGAAGCGGTGGCGGACGCCGAGGATCTCCGCGGCCGCCGCCATTTCGCGACGGCGGATCGCCGGGAGGTTCGCGCGGTTCTCCTCCGTGTCGACGGCCGGGTTCAGGATGTCGCCGCGCTCGCCGCCGGTGCAGGTGGCCACCAGGACCTCGACGCCTTCGGCGGCGTAGCGGGCCAGGGTGGCCGCTCCTTTGCTGGACTCGTCGTCGGGGTGGGCGTGGACGGTCAGGAGACGCAAGCTCATCGGGGACTCCTCCAGGGAAAGAACGCGGCGGGGATCAGGGTCAGGACCGACAGCGCCAGCGCCCACGAGAACGTCGTGCCGAACGCCGTCGGGGGCGCCGACACGGTCAGCTCGCGGTGCAGGATCGCGACCAGCAAGGCCGTGCCGAGGGAGCCGCCGATGCGGTTGACCACGTTGAACGCGCTTGCCGCGCGCGGGATGCGGGACCGCTCCAGGGAGCCGTACAGCGTTGTCATGCCGGGGGTGGTGGCCGCGCCGAGGCCGGCGCCCCGGACCAAGAGGGACAGGGTCAGGAGGAGACCGCTCGGGTGCGAGCCGAGCTGGGTGAACGCGATCGTGCCCAGTACCGACAGCCCGATGCCGGCCAGCATCATCCGACGGGGCCCGAAGCGGTCCAGGAGACGGCCGCCGGCGAGCAGCACCGCCGCCGAGCCCAGGGCCTGGGGTGCCAGCAGCAGGCCCGCGCGCAACGCGCTCGCCTGCTCGACCTGCTGGTAGTACAGCGGGAGGAGCAGCATCGAGCTGTACAGCGACGCCCCGAGCAGGAACGTGCTCGCGCTCGCCACCGCGAACCCCCGGTTCCGGAACAACGTCAGGTCCAGCACCGGCGACGCGGTCCGCGACGCGTGGACGCCGTACGCCAGCAGCAGGACCGCGCCCGCCGCCGTGGCCACGAGGACGCCCTCGGACAGGCCGTAGACCAGCGTGCCGAGCCCCGGCGAAAGCAGCGCGATGCCGACGACGTCGAGCGGTGCGCGGACGCCGCCGGGCTCCGGGGCCGGGAGGAGGCGGCGGGCGAACACGAGCGTCGCCACGCCCAGCGGGACGACGCCGAAGAACATCCAGCGCCAGCCGAAGTCCGCCACCAGCGCGCCGCCGAGCATCGGGCCCAGCACCGGGGCGACCGTCGCCGGCAGGGTGATCACGCCGATCATCCGGCCCAGCGCCGGACCCGCCGCCTGCGCGAACACCGCCTGGCCGACCGGCTGCATGAGCCCGCCACCCAGCCCGTGGAGCACCCGGAACGCGATCAGCGCCGGCGCCGACCACGCGAAGCCGCACAGCAGCGTGCCCGCCGTGAACAGCGCGACCGCGGTCAGCCACACCGCGCGGCCGCCGAAGCGGTCGGTCAGCCAGCCCGACAGCGGGATCGCCACCGAGGCCGCCAGCAGGTACGCGCTCGCCACCCACTGCACCGTCGTCAGCGGGCTCTCCAGGTCACGGGCGATCGAGTCGATCCCCACGGTCACGATCGTCGCGTCCAGGATCGACAGCACCGCACCCATGATCAGGACCCCACCCAGCCCCCACAGCGCCGCGTCAGGACGAACTGCCGTCGTCATTCCCACCCCCCACTTCATTAGGTCGAATCTCAGATTAGGTCCGACCCACAGACTGGGTCAAGCACAATCTTGGGTCCGACCCAGTAGAGTGACGGGCATGAGCGAGGGACTCCGTGCCCAGAAGAAGCACGAGACCAGGAAGACCATCTCGGACGTGGCCACGAAGCTGTTCATCCGCGAGGGCTTCGACGACGTGACGATCGCCGAGATCGCCGCCGCCGCGCGGGTCGCCAAGATGACCGTCACGAACCACTTCCCGCGCAAGGAAGACCTGGTCTTCGACATCCGCGCGGACTTCGCGTCCTGGCCGGCGAACCTGGTCCGCGACAGCGTCTTCCACGACACCCGCGAGCTCTACTTCGAAGCCCTGGGCGCGGAGCACGCGCTGGTCGGCTTCTCGGGTCCCGGCTTCGTGCGGATGATCAAAGAGAGCCAGGTACTGACGAACGCCCTGCACGAGATGCACCGCGAGCGCGAGGCCGCCCTCACGCACCTGCTGATCCGGCGCCACCCCGAGCAGGGGCTCGAGCCGGTGCTCGCCGCCGCCCACCTCGCCACCGTGCTGCGGGTGCTCTTCCAGGAGGTCTTCGACCGGACCCTGGAAGACGAGAAAGGGATCGCCGACGCGGTGTGGCCCGCCGCCGAACAGGCCTTCGACCAGCTCGAACCGACGTTCGGCCGGTACTAGCGCGCGGCTCCGGCGGGTCGCGCGGTGCGCAGTTCGGGCTCCGGCGCGCCGGACACCTTGAGCACGCGCATCGAGCGCACGGCCCGCGCGTCCGACGGCGCGAGCAGGGCCGAGAACCGGCGGACCACCAGCGCGGTCACCACCGCGAGCGCGGCCGCGGCCAGGTCGGTGAACGCGACCAGCACGACGCTGTCGGCCATCGACTGCACGTCGTCGCGGAAGCGCCAGACGATCGACACGCCGAGCAGCACCCAGTTCAGCAGCCAGCCGCCCCACCACACCAGGACCTGGCGGGACGGCTTCGGGCGGACGTCACGCGGGCGGCTCAGCACCGCGTGCTCCAGCTCGCCGACGACCGACAGCGCCATCGGCAGGTTCACCACCGGCACGAGGACGCCGACCAGCACCTGCCACACCGGGCGCGGCGGGTCGTCGCCCGAGACGTCGGCCGCCGCCTGGCGCGCGACCAGCAGCCACCACAGCGAAAGGCCGGCGGGCAGCAGCGCGAGGATCGAGGCCAGCAGGCCCGCGGTGAGCACGAACCCGTCGGAGAACGCCACGACCGAGCGGGACAGCGCGGAATCGCGGCCCAGCACGAGCAGCACGTACCGCCAGATCTCCGCGCCGGCGGCGACCACGGCGAGCGCCGCAAAGCCGAAGAGGACGGCGATGAGGCTGCGGCTGAGCACCGGTACGCGGTCGATCGGGCGGATCTCGTCGGACGCCGTGCCGGGCACCGACGTCGGACGCCGCCAGACGAGGTTCGGGAAGCCCCAGCGGGGCGGGACCGGGTACGACGGCGGCCCGAGGTAGCGCTCGGGCACGACCACCCGGCGCCGCGGCCACGCGCCGGGCGGCGGGGTGGCCACCCAGCGCAGCTTCGGCCGGTGGGCCGGGCGGTGGTGGTACGGGTACGGCTCCGACCGGGCGGCCAGCGTCCGGCCCTGCAACTGCTGGGCGTTCGGCGGCGGGGCCTGGCGCGGCCAGTACCCCGGTGGAGGCGGCGGACCCGGGTGCAAGGCTAGATCACTTCGGGGTCGATGCCGGGGTGCTCGCCGACCATCGGCCGGCCTTCGCGCTGCCACGCGCCCATGCCGCCGGCGACGTTCACCGCGTCCCAGCCGCTCTGGTTGAGCCACGCGGTCGCGCGGGCGGACCGGCCACCGCTGCGGCAGATCACGTGGATCGGCTGGTCGTCGGGCAGGTCGGTCAGCTCGCCGACGCGGGCGGGCAGCTCCCCCATCGGGATGTGCACGGCACCGGGCGCGTGCCCCGCGGCCCACTCGTCGTCTTCGCGGACGTCGAGCAGCACGAGGCCGTCCTTGGGCAGGTCGCGGACCTCGGCGGTCGGCAGTTCAGCAGGGCTCACCACGATCTCCATGCTGCCATGCGGGGGCGTTGCCCGCGCGTGAGGTCACGCCCCCGCAAGGTGGTCAGTGCGAGACGGCCTTCTCGGCACCCGCACCGGTCAGCGCGCGCACCTCCATCTCGGCGTACTTCTTCGGGTTCCGCTCCTTCGACAGCACCGTGCCCAGCCAGCCGAGCAGGAACGCGGCCGGGATCGAGACCAGGCCCGGGTTGTCGAGCGGGAACCAGTGGAAGTCGACGCCCTGGATCATCGACGCGCTCTTGCCCGTCTTGGCGTCCACCGGCTTGCCCGACACCGCGGGCGAGAAGACGATCAGCACGATCGTGACCAGCAGGCCGCCGTAGATCGACCAGAGCGCGCCCTGGGTGTTGAACCGCTTCCAGAACAGCGAATACAGGATCGTCGGCAGGTTCGCCGACGCCGCCACCGCGAAGGCGAGCGCCACCAGGAACGCCACGTTCTGGCTCTTCGCCAGGATGCCGCCGGCGATGGCCAGCGCGCCGATCACCAGCGCGGTGAGCCGGGCGACCTTCACCTCGCCGCCGGTGGAGACCTGGCCCTTCTTGATCACGTTGGCGTAGACGTCGTGCGCGAACGACGCCGACGCCGTGATCGTCAGGCCCGCGACCACCGCGAGGATCGTCGCGAACGCGACCGCGGAGATGAACCCGAGCAGCACCGGGCCGCCCAGTTCCAGAGCGAGCAGCGGCGCCGCCGAGTTCGTCGTGCCGGGTGCCTTCGAGATCTTTTCCGGCCCGACGAGCGCACCCGCGCCGTAGCCGAGCACCAGCGTGAACAGGTAGAACACGCCGATCAGCACGATCGCCCAGACCACCGAGCGGCGCGCGTCCTTCGCGGTCGGCACGGTGTAGAAGCGCATCAGGACGTGCGGCAGGCCCGCCGTGCCGAGCACCAGCGCGATGCCCAGCGACAGGAAGTCGAGCTTGGTCGTGCCGGTCTTGCCGTACTGCTTGCCCGGGTCGAGCAGCGCCGCGCCGCCCTTGCCGCCCTTGTCGACGGCGGCCTGGAACAGGTCGGACAGGTTGAAGCCGTACTTGCCGAGCACCCACAGCGTCATCGCGAACGCGCCGACGATCAGCAGCGCGGCCTTGATGATCTGCACCCAGGTGGTGCCCTTCATCCCGCCGATCAGCACGTACAGGATCATGATCACGCCGACGACGGCGATCACGACGTCCTGCCCCGCCTCACCGGAAATGCCGAGCAGCAGGTTGACCAGACCACCGGCCCCGGCCATCTGCGCCAGCAGGTAGAAGAACGAAACTGCGAGCGTCGAAACGGCGGCCGCCGCGCGCACCGGCGTCTGCTTCATGCGGAACGCGAGCACGTCGCCCATCGTGAACTTGCCGGTGTTGCGCAGCAGTTCCGCGACCAGCAGCAGCGCGACGAGCCACGCGACCAGGAAGCCGATCGAATAGAGGAAGCCGTCGTACCCGTTGATCGCGATGGCGCCCGCGATGCCGAGGAACGACGCCGCCGAAAGGTAGTCGCCGGATATCGCGATGCCGTTCTGCGGGCCGGTGAACGCGCGCCCGGCGGCGTAGTAGTCCGACGCCGTCTTCGTGTTCCGGCTGGCGCGGAACACGATCACCAGCGTGATCGCGACGAAGACCAGGAAGATGATGATGTTGAGGGTGGAGTTGCTGCCCTCCACGCCCGCCGCGAGGTTCATCGGCGCGGTTCCCCTTCGATTTCGGCGCGGATCGAGTCGGCGACCGGGTCGAGCTTCCGGTTGGCGTAGCGCACGTACAAGCCCGTGATGACGAACGTCGAGACGAACTGCAACAGGCCGAAGACCAGGCCGACGGTGATGTTCCCGAAGAGCTTGGTGCCCATGAAACCGTGCGCGTAGTCCGCGAGGAGCACGTACAGCAGGTACCAGACCAGGAACAGCGCGGTCATCGGGAACACGAACACCCGCAACCGGCGGCGCAGGTCCGTGAATTCGGGACTTCCCTGGATCTGCTCCCAGTCGGTCTGCGGCTCAGCGCCACCGATGTCTTGTTCGGTGCTGCCCACGGTGGATCTCCACCTTCCCATATTTCTTGCTGGTAGAAACCAACGGAACGTATGGGTCGATCGTGTAGTTCGTAATCCCTCGATCGGGTATCAATTTCTTACTGACTGTCAGCGCATTACTTGCGG encodes the following:
- a CDS encoding cytochrome P450 codes for the protein MFDPRDPEFLEDPYPAFAALRAQGDVHFHEGLGMAIAVSHAASSAVLRHRGLGRIWQDAQPLERFASFNLLHRNSLLENEPPAHTRLRRLIAGAFGRGHVQRLRPMVASLAADMVDDLAAAIATDGSADLLEHLAQPLPVAVIAELLGVPGSDGPRMVELSNAIVKMYEFGRPESDRDAAEQASAEFVSYVRSVASARAAAPGDDIISDLLRSELTPDELVATAVLLLMAGHEATVNVLGNGITALLTHRDQWERLLASPALLDSCVEELIRFDAPLQLFERTATEDVSIRGYVVSRGEKIGALLGAAARDPEVFDSPDRLDIGRTPNAHLGFGMGIHYCVGAPLARVEIGAALSALAEKLPGLRLAETPARRPEFVIRGLKELRVTV
- the mca gene encoding mycothiol conjugate amidase Mca is translated as MSLRLLTVHAHPDDESSKGAATLARYAAEGVEVLVATCTGGERGDILNPAVDTEENRANLPAIRRREMAAAAEILGVRHRFLGLTDSGLPADGEPLPEGCFAALPLSAAAAPLVALIREFRPHVVITYDETGGYPHPDHIRTHEATVEAFSAAADPTRYPGTGDPWQPQKLYYQATLSRAWFVALHEATLAAGLESAMAEVLAELPPEDNLKVTTRIRCADHFATRDKALLSHTTQVDPAHPFFAHSREIEREAWPYEDYHLAHPAPGPAQEDDLFAGVTP
- a CDS encoding DHA2 family efflux MFS transporter permease subunit; the encoded protein is MTTAVRPDAALWGLGGVLIMGAVLSILDATIVTVGIDSIARDLESPLTTVQWVASAYLLAASVAIPLSGWLTDRFGGRAVWLTAVALFTAGTLLCGFAWSAPALIAFRVLHGLGGGLMQPVGQAVFAQAAGPALGRMIGVITLPATVAPVLGPMLGGALVADFGWRWMFFGVVPLGVATLVFARRLLPAPEPGGVRAPLDVVGIALLSPGLGTLVYGLSEGVLVATAAGAVLLLAYGVHASRTASPVLDLTLFRNRGFAVASASTFLLGASLYSSMLLLPLYYQQVEQASALRAGLLLAPQALGSAAVLLAGGRLLDRFGPRRMMLAGIGLSVLGTIAFTQLGSHPSGLLLTLSLLVRGAGLGAATTPGMTTLYGSLERSRIPRAASAFNVVNRIGGSLGTALLVAILHRELTVSAPPTAFGTTFSWALALSVLTLIPAAFFPWRSPR
- a CDS encoding TetR/AcrR family transcriptional regulator; this encodes MSEGLRAQKKHETRKTISDVATKLFIREGFDDVTIAEIAAAARVAKMTVTNHFPRKEDLVFDIRADFASWPANLVRDSVFHDTRELYFEALGAEHALVGFSGPGFVRMIKESQVLTNALHEMHREREAALTHLLIRRHPEQGLEPVLAAAHLATVLRVLFQEVFDRTLEDEKGIADAVWPAAEQAFDQLEPTFGRY
- a CDS encoding DUF4328 domain-containing protein, with protein sequence MHPGPPPPPGYWPRQAPPPNAQQLQGRTLAARSEPYPYHHRPAHRPKLRWVATPPPGAWPRRRVVVPERYLGPPSYPVPPRWGFPNLVWRRPTSVPGTASDEIRPIDRVPVLSRSLIAVLFGFAALAVVAAGAEIWRYVLLVLGRDSALSRSVVAFSDGFVLTAGLLASILALLPAGLSLWWLLVARQAAADVSGDDPPRPVWQVLVGVLVPVVNLPMALSVVGELEHAVLSRPRDVRPKPSRQVLVWWGGWLLNWVLLGVSIVWRFRDDVQSMADSVVLVAFTDLAAAALAVVTALVVRRFSALLAPSDARAVRSMRVLKVSGAPEPELRTARPAGAAR
- a CDS encoding rhodanese-like domain-containing protein — translated: MEIVVSPAELPTAEVRDLPKDGLVLLDVREDDEWAAGHAPGAVHIPMGELPARVGELTDLPDDQPIHVICRSGGRSARATAWLNQSGWDAVNVAGGMGAWQREGRPMVGEHPGIDPEVI
- a CDS encoding cation acetate symporter, with translation MNLAAGVEGSNSTLNIIIFLVFVAITLVIVFRASRNTKTASDYYAAGRAFTGPQNGIAISGDYLSAASFLGIAGAIAINGYDGFLYSIGFLVAWLVALLLVAELLRNTGKFTMGDVLAFRMKQTPVRAAAAVSTLAVSFFYLLAQMAGAGGLVNLLLGISGEAGQDVVIAVVGVIMILYVLIGGMKGTTWVQIIKAALLIVGAFAMTLWVLGKYGFNLSDLFQAAVDKGGKGGAALLDPGKQYGKTGTTKLDFLSLGIALVLGTAGLPHVLMRFYTVPTAKDARRSVVWAIVLIGVFYLFTLVLGYGAGALVGPEKISKAPGTTNSAAPLLALELGGPVLLGFISAVAFATILAVVAGLTITASASFAHDVYANVIKKGQVSTGGEVKVARLTALVIGALAIAGGILAKSQNVAFLVALAFAVAASANLPTILYSLFWKRFNTQGALWSIYGGLLVTIVLIVFSPAVSGKPVDAKTGKSASMIQGVDFHWFPLDNPGLVSIPAAFLLGWLGTVLSKERNPKKYAEMEVRALTGAGAEKAVSH
- a CDS encoding DUF485 domain-containing protein — protein: MGSTEQDIGGAEPQTDWEQIQGSPEFTDLRRRLRVFVFPMTALFLVWYLLYVLLADYAHGFMGTKLFGNITVGLVFGLLQFVSTFVITGLYVRYANRKLDPVADSIRAEIEGEPRR